The sequence below is a genomic window from Rhodococcus sp. 4CII.
CAGCGGGCACCGCCCCGGGCTGGGCGCCGCTGCCGGTGCAATACGCCGACTACGCGCTGTGGCAGCGGGAACTGCTCGGAGACGAGACCGATCCCGAATCCATGGCGGCACGGCAACTCGGGTTCTGGACACGCACTCTCACGGGCATGCCGGGTCAGCTGGACCTGCCGGCCGACCGGCCGCGCCCCGCGGTCGCATCGTATCGAGGGGGCACCGTCGATTTCACCGTGCCGACCGACCTGCACGGCCGCCTGCTCGGTGCGGCGCGGGACGCGAACGCCTCCCTGTTCATGGTCGTGCACTCGGCGCTGGCGGTACTGCTGAGCCGACTCGCCGGAACCGGTGACATCGCCGTCGGCACCCCGGTCGCGGGACGCGGTGAACGCGCCCTCGACGACCTGATCGGCATGTTCGTCAACACGCTGGTGCTGCGACAGCAGGTCGACGGCGGCCGGAGTTTCGCCGAACTCCTCGCCGACGTGCGGGAGACCGATCTGGCCGCCTTCTCCCATGCGGACGTGCCGTTCGAGCGTCTGGTGGAGGTGATCAACCCGGAACGGTCCACCGGGCGGCACCCGCTGTTCCAGGTGATGCTCGCGTTCCAGAACCTGGACCAGACCACCCTGGAACTGGGCGACCTGTCGGTGAGCGGCGTCGACTTCGACGTCGACATCGCCAAATTCGATCTGCAACTGACCCTGATGGAGCAGTTCGACTCCGACGGCCGACCGGACGGGATCGCGGCCCGCCTCACGTATGCCTCCGATCTGTACGACGAGCCGTCCATGCACGTGTTCGGCCAACGGTTCCTGCAGGTTCTTCGGGCGGCCACCGACGGCCCGGACACCGCGGTCGGCGACATCGACGTCCTCGGCAGCGGCGAGCGGAAGCAGATCGCCGGCACCAACGCCACGTTGCACGACGTACTGTCCGGCACCCTGGCCTCGCTGTTCGACATGAGGGTCGGCGCGGATCCCGACCGGATCGCAGTGGTGTTCGACACGGACGAGCTGACCTACACCGAATTCGACGACCGCGTCAACAGGCTGGCGCGTCGCCTGATAGAGCAGGGCGTCGGTCCCGAGTCGGTAGTGGCGGTGGCGATGCGCCGGTCGGTCGACCTGCTGGTGGCGATCTATGCGGTCGTGAAGGCGGGCGGCGCCTACCTGCCGGTCGACCCCGATCATCCGGTCGACCGCACCGCCTACGTGCTCGACACCGCGCGACCGGTGTGCGTGCTGGTCAGCGGCAACACGCGCCCCGGCGCGGGCACCCTCCCCGTTATCGACGTCGCCTCCGAGGATCTGTCCGGCTACGACGGCACGCCCGTCACCGACATGGACCGGCTGTGGCCGTTGACCGCCGCGAACACGGCGTACGTTCTCTTCACATCCGGTTCGACGGGGAGGCCGAAGGGTGTCGCGGTCAGCCACGGTGCGATCGTGAACCGTTTGTTGTGGATGCAGCACGAATACGCGTTGACCAGCGAGGACGTGGTGTTGCAGAAGACGCCGGTGACGTTCGACGTTTCGGTGTGGGAGCTGTTCTGGCCGCTGCAGGTCGGGGCCACGTTGGTGGTCGCCGCGCCGGACGGCCACCGCGATCCGCGGTACCTGGCGGGGCTGGTGCAGGAACGTCACGTGACGACCATGCATTTCGTGCCGTCGATGTTGTCGGTGTTCGTGTCGGAACCGGCTGTGGCGGTGTGTGATTCGTTGCGGTTGGTGTTCTGTTCGGGGGAGGTGCTGACGCCGGAGCAGGTGTCGCGGTTCCGGGCGGTCAGTGGTGCTGGTTTGCATAATTTGTACGGTCCGACGGAGGCTGCGGTCGACGTCACGTACTGGGAGACGGGTCCGGCGGACACGCATACGGTGCCGATCGGGCGTCCGGTGTGGAATACGCAGTTGCATGTGCTCGATGGGCGGTTGCATCCGGTGCCGGTCGGGGTGGCAGGGGAGTTGTACCTCGCGGGCGAACAGTTGGCGCGCGGCTATCTGGGTCGGGCGGATCTGTCGGCGGATCGGTTCGTGGCGAATCCGTTTGCCGCGGGTGGGCGGATGTACCGGACGGGGGATCTGGTGCGGCGTCGTGGCGATGGGGCTCTGGAGTATGTGGGGCGTACTGATTTCCAGGTGAAGTTGCGGGGACAGCGGATCGAGTTGGGGGAGATCGAGGCGGCGCTGGAGGCGCATGCGGGGGTGTCGCAGGCGGTGGTGGTGGTGCACCGCGACGAGCGCGGCGAAGAGGCCCTGGTGGCGTATCTGGTGGGACGCCGCCCGGCCGACTGGTCCGATGTGCGGGCGCACCTGTCGGCCCGCGTTCCGTCGTACATGATTCCGGCGCACGTGGTGCACCTCGATGCCCTGCCGCTGTCGGTGAACGGCAAACTCGACCGCACGGCGCTGCCCGCGCCCGTCCGGTCCGCGGCCGCCGACTACCAGGCCCCGCGAACGGCGGCCGAGCGTGCCGTGGTCACGGTGTTCGAAAACGTCCTCGGTGTCGTCGGCGTCGGAGTCGACGACAGCTTCTTCGACCTCGGCGGCAACTCACTGATCGCCACCCGGGTCGCGTCAGCGCTCGGCGCCGAACTCGGCACCGACTTCCCGCTGCAGTGGATGTTCGCCGACCCGACTCCGCGGTCGCTGGGGCAACGCATCCAGCAGGGGGCACCCGACGGTGCGCGGGATGCGAATGGGTCGCTCGACGTGCTTCTCCCGATCCGCACCAGAGGGACCGCCGAACCGCTGTTCTGCGTGCATCCGTTCATCGGGCTGGCCTGGAGTTACGCCGGTTTGAGCCGCGAGCTGACCCAAGACCGGCCGGTGTACGGTCTGCAGTCGCCCGCCCTCACCGAGGACGGTCCGAGTCTCGAGACGATCGCCGACTTCGCGGCCCGCTACGTGCGGGAGATCCGTTCCATCCAGCCGCACGGCCCGTACCACCTGCTGGGCTGGTCGCTGGGCGGCGTCATCGCCCACGAGATGGCGGTGCAGTTGCAGGGTGCCGGCGAAGAGGTCCGCCTACTCGGTCTGCTCGACAGTTACGTCGGACTCGACCGGAACGTGGAGAACACCGCGACCACCGCGGATCTCCTCGGCGGTGCGGGCCTCGACCTCCCCGACCCGGGGGTTCTCGACGAACTCGCCCCGGGCGGACGGTTCGACGCCGAGCGGGCAGCGGCGTTGCTGCGCGTCGTGGGAGGCCCACTGGCCGCCCTGACCGCGCCGCAACTCGACCGGATCTACGGCAACGCGCTCCGCGCCCCGGATCTGATCGACGCCCACCGACCGCGGGAGTTCGACGGCGACCTGGTCTTCTTCACCGCCGCCCTCGACGACGGATTCCACGTGGACCCGGTCACCTGTTGGGGCCGGTTCGTGCGCGGGACCGTCGTCGAATACCCGGTCGACGCAACGCACTGGACGATGACGACACCGGACGCGCTCGCCGTGATCGCGCCGCATCTCGAGACGGCGGGCCGTCGTCCGCGGCATGCCGCCCCCGACGCCGATCCCGACGACAGCGAGAACCGGCCGCATTCGGTGCGGTGACCGACTCCTCCAGCGCTCGACAGACCGGAAGGTTTGGTTCGGGTCCTGTCAGGGGAATACCACGTCCAGGGAGCGGTTGTAGTGAAAATGGGCGGTTGATCACCCGGAATGTCGCGGACGTCCTACCGGGCGAGGGTTCAGGGTGCCGATTTCATACCCCAGGTGTGAAATTTGGTGGAAGAGAAGACCAAACCCTTGACTCCGCCGTACCGAATAGTAGATTGAGAGCGGTCATGTGACCTACCTCTCATACGGTACGGAAGCCCGGGAGGTCGGTCATACGTGGTTTCTTCGACTGCGTGTTCGGGGCGTGACGCTCGGTGCTTGGTGTGCAGTGCTTGGTGTGCTCGGAATGTAACGCTCCCGCGTTCAGCAGATCGGAGTACGTGTATGAGTCCTGTCGAGACGGTGACCACCCCGGAGATCGACGGAGTGGCGAGCGGCGCAGGCCTGCCCCGGATGCGGCGAACGCCGCCCCGGCAGAGCCGAGACGGCGTTCGTACGGTCCGGTGGCCTGTGTCAGGCTCCGCGGCGCTTCGCCTTCAGCAGGTCGAGGCGCTCCTTCAGCAGTTCTTCCAGTTCCTCCTTGGAACGACGCTCCAGAAGCATGTCCCAGTGGGTGCGCGGCGGCTTGACCTTCTTGGCCTCGGGCGCGGTGCCCTCGACCAGGGTTCCCTCCAGGCCGTTGCGGCACAGCCACGTGCCCGGGATCTCGGCGTCGTCGGCGAACGGGATGTCGAAGATCTCACCGTTGTCGCACCGGTACTTGGCCATCCGCCGGGGCGCGAGGTCGTGGTCACGGTCGGTCTCGTAGCTCACCGCTCCGAGTCGACTCCCTCGAAGTACGCGATCTGCCATGGTTGTGTCCTCTCCTCGATCGTCTCCGCGCGAGCACGCCTGGACCAGCACCAAGCGTTCACACTCATCTACAACGCCACGGCCTCCCGATTGGTTCCCGCACGCCGCGCAGATGCAACCTCGACATCTTACCGGGCGGGCGTCGAGGCGCCGCGCAGTAAGGTGGTCGACCATGACCGGCGCTTCCCGCAGACCCGATTCCTGTGTGTGGTGCGGGCGGGAAGTGGCGGAGTCGGGGATGGGGCGGCGCCGCCGATACTGCCGCCAGTCCTGCCGGCAACGCGCCTACGAGCAGCGCAACCAGGTCAAGGGCACGAGCATCCCCGCCGACGCGGTGGTCCTCACCTCGGAGGAGGCGTCCGCCATGGTCGACCGAATCTTCCAGGTTCGATGTGCCGCCGAGGACGTGGCGACAGCCGTTGCCGAAGGTGCGGCGGCCCATGAGGTGGAGTCCCTGTGCGCAGACCTCGTGCAACTCGCACGTGAGGCCGAACGCTTCCGCTGAGCCTCGCACCGAGGCGGGGAAGCGGAGGACGCACACTGCTCGACCGGTCCGGACCGGGCCGCCGACGCGTATCGACGGCGATTCCGAAACGAACATCACGAATCGACGCACGCCGAGCCCACACGTACAGCACGATCAGTACAGCGTGGGAGACCGGCGTCGGTTGGTCCGTCTCACGCGCAAGACTTGCGCATCCAAGGTCTTCTACCCGCTGGGGGAACGAGATGACGAGTGTGAATTCGCCGCAGCCGAATGACGGCGCCGACGGCGTGAGCGTTCCCGAAGGGGCCTTCCCGCTCTCCTCGGTGCAACGGAGCATGTGGTTCGCGCAGCAGTTGAGCCCGACGGTTCCCAAGTTCATCGCGCAGTACGTCGAGTTGCGTGGCGACATCGACCTGGACCTGTTGAGCGAAGCGGCGGTGCGGGCCGGGCAGGAATTCCAGTCGCCGTTCCTGCGACTGCTCGATGTCGACGGGGAGCCGTACCAGGCTGTCGATTTCACGATCGACCCGTCGATCGGGTTCCTCGACTTCCGTGACGAACCGGAACCGATGGCGGCGGCGCAGGCATGGATCGACGAGGACTACGCGACACCGCTCCGGTTGACCCGCGACCGTCTCGTCGAGATGACCGTCCTGCAGGTCGGTGAGCAGCATTACTTGTGGTACACCAGGATTCATCACGTCGCGCTCGACGGGTACAGCGGCATGACCATGGTGAATCGGATCGCGGCGCTGTACACGGCGGCGATCGAGGGCACCGAACCGGCTCCCAATCGCGCGCTGGATCTGCGCGAGCTGTACGAACTGGACCAGCGGTACCGGGCGTCGAGCCGCTTCGAGAACGACCGGAAGTACTGGGCCGACCGCATTGTCGGTATCGAGCACGGATCGACGCTGGCCACCCACGACGCGCCCGCCGCGGCGCAGAGCCGGCTCGAGAGCGCGAAGATCTCGGATGACGCCCTGGCCTTCCTCGGCGAGTCGGACCAGCGGGTCGGCGCCACATCCGCCGCCGTCCTCGTCGCCGGGTTCGCCTGCTACCTGTCCCGGATGACGGGTAAGCGGGACGTGCTCGTCAACCTGCCGGTGTCGGCGCGCACCACCGCGCCGTTGCAGCGGTCCGGAGGCATGCTCGTCAACGTGGCCCCGCTGCGCATCACGGTCCGCCGCGAGGACACCGTGGCCGAACT
It includes:
- a CDS encoding RNA polymerase-binding protein RbpA, translating into MADRVLRGSRLGAVSYETDRDHDLAPRRMAKYRCDNGEIFDIPFADDAEIPGTWLCRNGLEGTLVEGTAPEAKKVKPPRTHWDMLLERRSKEELEELLKERLDLLKAKRRGA